The segment ATTAAAGCAGTAAAAAGTCAAAATGCCGACTTTTTACAAGTAAAAAGCAACAATCTGTGAGAAAAGAGCTTTATTATTTGACACCATGCAGACTGTAAATTGCATAAACAGTAGTACAATCAAAACGAATTAATTGGTACAATAAGAAAAAATAGGTATAAAGAAGGGGTCCGTATGAAAGTTGGGATTATCGGTGGAGGCGCAATCGGCCTCCTATATGCTTTCCAATTATCCAAAGCCTTTCCAGTCACTCTATACATTAATAGGAAAGAGCAGTTGCAGCTGCTAGAAACTTACGGTATTTCCATATCTGAAGAAGTGGCGGAAAGGGAGATTAACTTCCGACTATGGAACACAAAAGTTCGACCAACTGAAGACGTTATTATGGTTGCAGTAAAACAATATGCCCTCCAAGTCATTCTTCCCACACTCGAAGAATGCACGAAGGAGCAAACGGTCTTGTTTCTACAAAATGGGATGTCTCATTTAGAATTCCTAGGCAAAATAAACAATCCCTCTATTTTATTGGGAGTCGTGGAGCATGGTGTGAAAAAAAATAATGACCATCGTATCAATTGGACTGGCAAAGGTCGAACGAAAATAGCATGCTACGATAAACCGCTTCATTCATATCCGACAGAATTCATAGATCATTGGGTAGAGCGCCTTGGCGACTGTTTTCCAGTAGAAATTTGCGATGACTATCACTCCATGATGACAGAGAAATTATTGGTAAATGCCGTCATCAATCCACTCACCGCCATTTACCATGTCAGAAACGGGGCACTCTTGTCAAACCCTTACTATAAAAAAACCATGAAAATCTTGTATGAAGAGATTAGCTTTCTAATTGAGGAAGATTCAAGAGAAGAAATGTGGAAACATATATGCACCATATGTGAAAGAACGGCAGAAAACTGGTCTTCCATGGAGCGGGATATAACCGAAGGCAGACAGACAGAAATAGAATCCATACTGGGATATATAAGAAAAATGGCAAATCGTAAAGGAAAATCGGTCCCTGTAACAGAATTTATTTATCAAGCTGTTAAAGGACTACAGATTCATCCAAAATAATCAGGTATGCGAAAGAGGTAGATGAAAATGACTGGATTTTTCGTTGGGACGCTCGCCACAATCGTGACCGTACCAATTTTAGCACTGATCATGTTCTACATCATTGCGCGGTTCGTAACTAAAAATAATAAAAGATCTTTCCACGTTGCCATCGACACCTCCACCTTTTTCTTTATATTAGCGGTGCACTTTCTCATCATCATCATTTGGGAGCAATCCCTCTTATGGGTGATATTAACAGTGCTACTGGCAATTGCCACCCTTATGGTTCTGTTGCATTATAAAATGAAAGAAGAGATACATTTTTTTAAGGTGCTGAAAGGGTTTTGGCGATGTAATTTTCTGCTCTTTTCTTTCGCCTATTTTTGCCTGGCGGTCTTTGGTGTCCTTAAAAGAGTTTTTGAAACATTTGTGTAAGCAAGTTTTTTTGAATCAATGGAAATCAATGCTATACTCATGAAGATATATACATATATGAACGATTCAGAAAGGAAGTACTTTATGAATGTAGTAGAATTAATGCTCCCTACTATCAATAAATTTTCATCCGCTTATTTACACCAAAAGGAAAGCATACTCCCCTTTTTTACATATAATCCGTTTTCCCAGTCTTCGTTCACCGAAAGAAAGAAGAGATTGGAAGCTAGGAACTTCAGAAGGAAAGAGCTTGCGGATCATCTGTTGGAATTTAATAAAAAATATGATGCGGACAGCCAAACTCTACATAATATTGAAAAATTGAAAGATAAGGAATCTCTCGTCGTAATCGGTGGGCAACAGGCTGGTTTGTTGACCGGACCAGTCTACACTATTTCTAAAATAGTAAGTATTATCAAGCTTGCGCAAGAACAGGAATCGATATTGGGTGTCCCGGTTATCCCGGTATTTTGGATTGCCGGAGAAGATCATGACTTTCAAGAAATAAACCATGTGAATTTCCCAAAAGGAAATAATATTGAAAAGCATGTTTTCCGTCTGAAGGAAGCCGGCAAAAAAATGGTGTCAGAACTTAAATATGACAAAGAAAATATGAAATTTTGGATGCTTGAAGTTATCAACTCATTAGGTGAGACGTCATTTACAACAGATCTCAAAAATGCTCTGGAGCGGGATATTCAGTCATCATCCACCTTTGTGGATGCATTTGCTAACATGATTACCCATCTCTTCAAGGGAACAGGGCTTGTGTTGGTGAATGCTTCTGATTCTTCCTTAAGACAATTGGAGACACCTTATCTTCAGAAGATCTTAATCAATCATGAACTGATCAGCAAGGGAATTCTTCAAACGCAAAAAGAACTGGAAGAGATGGAATTTTCAACGATGTTGGAAGTGGACAAAGAATCCATGAACCTTTTTTATCATCATGATGGGGAGCGCCAACTCCTATACTGGGATGAAAAGAAGCAGATGGCTTATTCAAAGGATACTCACCGCGAGTTCACGATGGAACAGTTAGAAAAACACTTGGAAGAAGAGCCTTGGAATTTCTCCAATAATGTAGTAACTAGACCATTGATGCAAGAGTTCCTTTTTCCTACCCTCGCCTTTATTGGTGGACCGGGGGAAATTAGTTATTGGGCAGAGTTGGGCCGATGTTTCCATTCAGTCGAATTGGAAATGCCACCTGTTATTCCGAGGATTTCCTTGACTTTGTTAGAGCGGCATATCGAAAGCACGATGGAAGAGCTTGGGGAACCAGTTCAGGAAGTATTGGAAAGTGGACTGGAAGAAAAGCGTAAAGCGTGGCTCTATAAGCAGGAACTGCAGTCACTTGAGGAGACCATGTCATCTTTTATGGAGCAGTATAAAGATGTACACGGGAAGTTCCGTGAAGTAGGGAACGAGACTATGCCTCATATGAAACCGGCATTTGAAAAGAATTGGAACCTTATTGATAAGCAGTTTACCTACATCCATCGATTAATAGAAAGATCTGCCTATGAGAAGCATGAAACGATAATGAAAAAATATGAACGGGTCGAGCTTGCTTTGCTGCCAAAAGGCATGCCACAGGAAAGGATATGGAATATATGTTACTTCCTAAACAAATACGGGTTGGATTTCGTTCAACGCCTATGCGAGCTCCCATTAAAGCACAATGGAAAACATAAAGTAATAAAACTTTAAAAATGAAGGACAAAAAGTAGTCTTAACTTTAAAAACATGTAACCATGTTGATCCTGGTGAAAGACGCGCAGACACCTCGAAAATTCTAATGCGTTTTCTTCGTGCAATGTAACGCTGTCGTAGCCTTCCGTGTCCTTAGGGCCATGGGAGACCCGAAAACGTTAGGAGGTGGTCCCGGACCGCCGCGGTAAGCGAAGCGCCTGGAACGGAGATCAACTGTAAGTACAATTAGATATGAATGATGGGTAATCATTAGTTTGAAACAGTGGAAATTTTTCCACTGTTTTTTTTAATTCTTTTTCTGACATTGCGAAAACAAACCGGGGTCGTAAACATACAAACCATGAAGAAAGATAGCTAAATGTGTTTAAGCCTGGTCAAAAAAAGCCACGTTTGAACGAAATTCGTCCTTTTGTCAAAAAATGTTGTAAAAAGATGAAAAACGAAAAAAAAGTAGGCTTAAAGGATTTTCTTTTAGGGAAGAGAATAGTACAATAAAGTAAGTGGAGAGAAGTGGGGGATTGTGGGGGAAAGTAGAAGAAAGGTGGGAGAGCCAAATGTTCATGGGGGAATATAATCATACAATCGATACAAAAGGGCGTATGATTGTGCCTGCGAAATTCCGTGATCATTTAGGTGAAACCTTTGTTCTGACCAGAGGCCTCGATAAATGCCTATTTGGCTATCCTCTCTCTGAATGGAAAACAGTTGAAGAAAAACTGAAACAGCTACCACTTACTAAAAAGGATGCCCGTGCATTTACACGATTTTTCTTTTCAGGGGCTTCAGAGTGTGAGTTGGATAAACAGGGCCGTGTGAATATCGCCACTCCGCTTGTCCAATATGCACAACTTGAAAAGGAATGTGTCGTGATCGGAGTATCTAATAGAATAGAAATCTGGAGCAAGGATAACTGGAATACGTTTGTGGAGGATTCAGAAGACTCCTTCGCAGAAATTGCAGAAAACCTCGTGGATTTTGACTTATAAAAGGGATTACATTACAACGAATACTAGGACAGCCTGGATAAAACAAAATGGTCGGTGAGAAAATACCGATAGAAAAGAATTTGCAGCACCTAAGAAAAACAGCTAAGAGCTAGAAAGGCGGTGGAATATGTTTCACCACGTTACCGTTTTATTAAACGAAGCAGTTGATGGCCTTCAGATCAAGGAAGATGGGACGTATGTGGATTGTACCCTTGGGGGAGCAGGACATAGTTCCGAAATTGTGAAACAGCTATCCGACAATGGGAGATTAATTGCTTTTGACCAGGATGACCATGCCTTAGAACATGCAAAAAGTGTGTTACATAACTATCTGGACCGGGTCATTTTCATTAAGAGCAACTTCAAGCACTTGAAAGAGAAATTGTACGAGCAGGGAATTACAAAGGTCGATGGTGTATTGTTCGACCTTGGGGTATCCTCTCCACAACTGGATACTCCAGAAAGAGGGTTCAGTTATCACCACGAAGCACCACTTGACATGAGAATGGATACCGACAGTCCGCTTAGTGCCTATGATGTTGTCAATGAGTGGCCATACGAAAAATTAGTTCGCATTTTCTTTCAATATGGAGAAGAAAAGTTTTCCAAGCAAATAGCGAGAAAAATTGAAGAATACCGTAAAACAAAGCCGATTGAGACAACTCTGGAATTAGTGGAAATCATCAAAGACGGGATACCCGCTCCCGCAAGAAGAACAGGCGGACACCCGGCTAAACGGGTATTTCAAGCAATTCGTATCGCGGTCAATGATGAATTGGGTGTTTTCGAAGATGCCATTCATCAGGCCATTGACGTCCTGAGGCCTGGAGGAAGGGTTTGTGTCATTACCTTCCATTCACTTGAAGACAGAATGTGTAAAGTTGCCTTTAAGGAAAAAAGCCAATTGCCCCAGCTTCCACCTGGGCTTCCGGTCATACCAAAGGAATTTGAACCGACACTAAAACTTATCACACGCAAACCGATAATACCTAGTGAGGAAGAACTAGAAGCCAACAATCGTGCAAGGTCGGCAAAGCTTAGAATCGCGGAAAAAGCGAAAGACTAAATAAAAATAAAATGTAGACTAGGGGGAAAGGGAAATGAGTAATTTAGCTCATAAAATTCAGCGGCAACATGAAGAGCGTAAACAGCAGACACCAAAAAAGCAATTAGTTGTTAAAAAGCGTGCTAAAATCACGCTTGGGGAAAAAGTGCTTGGTTGCATGTTTATCGGAATGCTCGCTTTCGGTTCCATCCATGTTGTATCAAATCATGTGAGTATTTACCATGTTAACAGTGAAATCCAATCGCTTGAAGGATCAGTAGAATCTCAATTAAAGAAAAACCGTGAGTTGGAGCTTCGTGTTGCAGAAGAAAGCAGCTATGAAGTCATCCTGGAAAAAGCAAAAAACCTAGGCCTTACATTAAACGAAAATAATGTGAAGAACATAGGGAACTAATGAGTACACACAATATCGTTCAAAAAAAGAGAATTCACTTGGGAGCAGCAATCTTACTGGGATTTTTTGCGTTGCTCTTTTTTCTATTGATTGGGCGTTTCTTCTACCTTCAAGCGACAGGAGAGGCACACGGACATAACCTTTCTGAAGAAGCAAGCGAGAGATACAATGTTAATAAGACAATCAGTGCAACACGAGGGGCTATCTACGACAGAAGTGGTGATCCAATAGCAGAGGATACGCCTTCTTTCAATCTAGTTGCAGTGTTGGACGAATCGTTGACAACCAATGAAGAGAAGCCGCGGCATGTGGTCAATCCAGAAGAAACCGCTACAAAACTAGCCGATGTCTTGGAGGCAGATCGAAGCGAGATCCTCGAAAGATTGATGCGAAACAGTAAACAGGTGGAATTCGGGTCAATAGGGAGAGATCTACCCTTATCTGTCAAACAGGAAATCGAAGATATGAAATTACCTGGAATCGGCTTCATCGAGGGATCCAAACGATTTTATTTCAATGGAAAATTCTCTAGTCATGTGGTCGGTTTTGCAAGGGCAAATGATGATGGCGTCGTAAGCGGCGTTACAGGAATTGAGAAAATGCTCGAGGAAGAATTGAAGGAACAGGACGGTTCCTTGGCTGTAAAAACAGACAATAAGGGAATCAAGCTATCCATGAATTCAGATGTATCCTATGTCCCAGCGATAAACGGGAAAAATGTTCATCTGACATTGGATAAAACCATCCAAACTTTTCTGGAAGAAGCGATGAACACTGTAGCGAAGGAATATAAACCGGAAAGAATCATTGCAATTGTAGCAGATCCCAAAACGGGTCAAATACTTGCGATGGGATCGAGGCCAACTTTTGATTTGAATACAAGAGAAGGGCTGACAGACAACTGGAACAATGACGCAATCTCATATAGATATGAACCAGGTTCCACCATGAAAATCTTCTCCTTGGCCGCTGCCATTGAAGAAGGAGTTTACAATGGATCTGAAATGTATCAATCCGGCTCCTATTCATTGCCGAACGACCCTGTTCCGGTTTATGACCATAACAGGTCTGGGTGGGGAATGATAAGCTTTGAGGAAGGGGTACAACGATCTTCAAACGTTGCATTTGCCCTGCTTGCGGATAGAATGGGAACGGACACGTTACTGGAATATATCCAGGCATTTGGGATGGATAAGCCTACAGGGATTGATCTGCCAGATGAGACGACTAGTAATATTAACTACAATTACTATCGTGACAGGATTTCTACAGCATTCGGTCAAGGATCAGCTTTTACACCCATCCAACAAATTCAGGCAGCCACTGCGATTGCAAATGGCGGCAAGATGATGCAACCATATGTGATTGATAAGATAGTGGATCCGAACACAAATGAAGTGGTGCTGGAAAACAAACCAAAGCAAAAAGGCAAGCCTATTTCCGAGGATACGGCAAATAAAGTCCTGGATGTCATGGAGTCAGTGGTCAGCTCGGAAAATGGTACAGGTCGACCTTATAGTATCGAGGGCTACAGTGTGGCAGCCAAGACAGGGACTGCACAAATACCTGGTCCTGGGGGTTATTTGTCCGGCCATGGAGAGTACATCTACTCCATCACTGGGATGGCACCTGCTGATGATCCGGAACTTTTGATGTATGTCGCTGTGGAAAAACCCAAAATTGCGCAACACGAAAATGGTGCAGGACCGGTATCGGGGGTCTTCAATTCAGTTATGAGACGGAGTTTGCAATACATGAGCATTCAACCTGATGAAACACAACAATCGGCCCCCAAGAAGAAAAACGTAGGCGTGAAGGTTCCTAATCTTGTAGGAAAATCAGTTCAAGAAATCACCACTGGGACACAGGCTCCGGATTATGTCGTGGTTGGAGAAGGTTCTAAAATACTGAAGCAAACCCCAAAGGCTGGCAGGGAAGTCATAAAAGGGGAAAAGGTGATATTGCTGACTGAAGAGGCACCTCCAATCCCTGACATGACAGGATGGAGCTTGAGAGACGTCCGGAAAATTGCCAACCTTCTTGGACTTCAAACAGACATAAGCGGCAATGGGTATGTGCAAAAACAGAACATCATGCCGGGAACACCTGTGGAAGATGGGAACAGCCTTGTGGTGGAATTAGGGTCCAACAGATCTTTGCCAGAAACTGAAGAACCTGAACCAGAAGAGGAAACCGGTGAAGAGCAAGATGAGGAAGCGACAGAAGAAGACGATAGTTAATGATTATGAAGTTGCATTGTGGAAGGGGCTTTCCCCTTTTTACAGTGCAACTTTTTTATTTACTCGGTAACTATTCAGGTTTTATGAAAGGGACTTTCAAAAGTTCTAACCCCCTTCGTACAAGCATATATTACTACGAATATTAAAGGGGGTTCATATGACATGCGTGTTTCTCATGTGACTGTTCGGAGAAGGTTGACCATCGTACTTCTTGTAGGCATTCTACTTTTTAGCATCATAGATCTGCGTCTTGGCTATGTCCAATTTGCACTGGGGAATATGTTGACAGATCGTGCAAAAGATTCCTGGAGCAGAAACATACCGTTTGAGCCAGAACGCGGTGAAATTCTTGATCGAAACGGAGTTCCTCTTGCAACGAACATGAGTGCTCCAACTGTCCTTGTTGTACCAAGACAAATTAAAGATCCCAATGAAACTTCTGAAAAATTAGCAGCAGTCCTGAATATGTCCAAGGAGAAGGTGTACAAGCTTGTTACCAAGAGCTCTTCCATGGAAAGAATCAATCCGGAAGGAAGGAAGATTTCTCACGAAAAAGCAAAGGAAATCAGAGCGCTGGGATTAAAGGGCGTCTATATTGCCGAGGATTCCAAGCGTCACTATCCATTCGGAAGCTACCTTTCCCATGTACTCGGATTTGCCGGTATTGATAATCAAGGATTGATGGGACTCGAACTCTATTATGATGAACAGTTAAAAGGGGAAAAAGGTTATGTGCAATTCTATTCTGATGCTAAAGGAAGGAGAATGCCTGATATCCCAGATGATTACGAAGCCCCGCAAGATGGCTTGGACCTAAAGCTGACCATTGATTCAAAAGTTCAGACGATCATAGAGAGGGAGTTGGATCTTGCACAGGAATTGTATAGTCCAGATGGTATCATTGCCATCGCAATGGATCCAAAAACAGGTGAAATCCTGGCAATGTCGAGCAGACCGGATTTTGATCCTGCACAATTCCAAGATGTAGCTCCTGAAATTTATAATAGGAACCTGCCTGTATGGAGTACATATGAGCCTGGTTCCACATTTAAAATCATTACCCTTGCGGCGGCCTTAGAAGAAAACAAGGTCAACTTGCAGAATGACACCTTCAATGATAGCGGTGCGGCTATGGTTGATGGGGCAAGGCTGCGTTGTTGGAAAAAAGGAGGACATGGACATCAGACGTTTCTCGAAGTTGTCCAGAACTCTTGTAACCCAGGCTTTGTCGAGCTTGGTCAGCGTTTAGGGACGGATACACTTTTTGATTATATTAAATCTTTTGGTTTTGGAGAGAAAACCGGGATCGACTTGGCTGGTGAAGGAAAAGGAATTCTATTTAAACCAGAGCGTGTTGGTCCCGTGGAATTGGCTACGACCGCATTCGGCCAGGGGGTATCTGTCACTCCGATCCAACAAGTGGCAGCAGTCGCAGCCGCGGTGAATGGCGGCATCCTCTACACACCTTATATCGCTAAAGAGTTTGTGGACCCGGTAACGGGTGAGGTGGTGTCAAGAAAGACTCCTGTAGAAAAAAGAAGAGTTATATCGGAAGATACATCTGCCCAGGTTCGGTATGCATTGGAGAGTGTGGTCGCTAAAGGATCGGGTAGACATGCTTTTGTGGAAGGTTACAGAGTTGGAGGTAAAACAGGAACTGCACAAAAAGTTAAGGATGGCAGATATATGGAAAACAATCATATCGTTTCCTTTATAGGCGTCGCTCCGGCGGACGACCCACAACTTGTGGTGTATTTAGCAGTAGATAACCCCAAGGGGACCATTCAATTCGGAGGGGTTGTAGCAGCACCGATTGTCGGGAATATAATGGAAGATAGCCTAAATGCACTAGGGATAGAAAAGAGAAAAGGGCAAATTGAAAAAGAATTGAAATGGCCGGATGTCCCGCTTGTGGAGGTTCCTGACCTTAAAGGGATGACAAGAAAAGAACTTCTCCAGCAGCTGGTAACTCTTAAGCTTGATATTAGTGGTGAGGGAGATACAGTTGTGCAACAGACGCCTGCCCCTGGCACAAAAGTGGAGGAGGGGTCCACTGTCAGGGTATATATGGCTGGTAAAAGCGGTACGGATGGTGAGTGATTCTGTTCTGATCACAATCGGTTTTCCTGAAGAAGAAAAGCCATTTTTTCTTCTTCAGAAAACCTGTTTTGACTAGGCGAAAAGAGTTTATTCTTATGTCGGCTTGGTTTAATTTTCCTAAATAGGATAGAATGGTGATAAGGCATCTTTATGTACTGTTCACAACTTTTTAGGATAGTAGCCTTTTCTCTTATGACATCAGGCATTTAGTCTCCAAGTATGCCAAAGGGGTTTGATTCGCATGAAACTTCAGCAACTTATTCAACATCTTCATCGATATGAAGTATCCTCTGAGTATGATCTTGAAATATCTTCGATTGTTATGGATTCCCGTAAGGTCATCGAAGGGAGTTTATTTTTTTGTATCAAAGGGTACACGGTAGATGGGCATCAATTTGCCAAAGATGCTGTGTCCAAAGGTGCCGTAGCCATCATTTCTGAGAAAACGATGGACCTTCCTGTTCCCGTGATAGTTGTACCAGATACCATGAGGGCAATGGCAATATTAGCAGATGTCTTTTTTGACCAGCCTACTCATAAGCTTCACTTGATTGGAGTCACAGGTACAAATGGAAAGACCACTACCACGCACATCATAGAATCCATTTTTCAAAGTCATCAGCAGAAGACCGGCATGATTGGCACCATTAATATGAAAATAGGAAATAAAACGTACCCTGTGAAGAATACCACTCCTGATGCGTTGACCCTTCAGGAATCCTTTCACCAAATGGTGGAAAACAAGGTGGACACGGTGGTGATGGAGGTCTCCTCCCACGCACTCCATATGGGAAGGGTGTTTGGGTGTGACTTTGATGTAGCGGTATTCACCAATCTTACACAGGATCATTTGGATTATCATAAAACAATGGAGGAATATCAGTTTGCTAAGTCCCTGTTATTCTCTTCTTTAGGTAACACCTATAACCTTACAAAACCGAAATATGCTGTATTGAATGCTGATGATGCTTCAAGTGATTTTTTTAAGCGTGCAACAGCAGCCCAGGTTATCACATATGGCATACATGAAAAAAGTGACATGATGGCAAAGAATGTGGTGACAACTGCAAAGGGAACTTCCTTTGATTTAATGTATGATGATAAATGTATTCCCGTCCAATTGAAAATGGTTGGCCATTTCAGTGTGTATAATGTTCTTGCTGCCGTTGCTGCCAGTTATGTGTCCAATATTCCCATCGAAACCATCATTCCGGTAGTGGAACAGATGACTGGTGTCCCGGGTAGGTTTGAGGCCATCGAAGGGGGGCAGGACTTTACAGTCATAGTGGATTATGCCCATACACCGGATAGTTTGGAAAATGTATTGAAGACCACCAAGCAGCTTTCTAAAAACGATATTTATTGCATAGTCGGTTGCGGTGGGGATAGGGACCGGACAAAACGCCCATTAATGGCTGCTGTTGCGGTGAATTATGCTTACAAGGCAATCTTCACTTCGGATAACCCGCGTTCAGAAGACCCGATACAAATCTTTAATGACATGAAATCCGGGGTGCCTGATCTTGCTTATGAAATTGTGGAGGATCGTAAGAAGGCGATCTTCAAGGCGATTGGACTGGCAAAAACAGGGGATATCGTCCTTATTGCTGGAAAGGGACATGAAACTTACCAAGTCATCGGCGACAAGGTGCTGGAATTTGATGATAGAAAAATTGCTTTGGAAGCCATACAAGCAAAGAAAAGCTCATAGACTGTTAAGGTGTGTATCCACATAATTAACTATTTCTTTTGTCACCCGTTATCCCAATTAATGAGTAAAAGGCATTAAAATAGTTTCGATTTCATAAGAAAATTTAAAAAGATGAAAAAAAGTATTTTCATGTGGGTGAAAAACCTATAAAATTTACTTTTGGTATATCTTTTAATTTTTCTAATCAGAAAGAATTCCAAAGTCCTAATAAAGGTATTATCATTCTCCATTACAGGGCTCCAAAGTTCGTGGAGTTCATGTTTGGTCTGTGATAATACCTATAATCATGAAATGAAGAGAGGAGGGAATAACGATGGAACAACAGGTTGTTTTATTTGCTATCGTTATGTCTTTTTTAATTACTGTACTAGTATCACCAATTTTTATTCCCTTCCTGCGCAGACTGAAGTTCGGTCAAAGTATCAGGGAAGAGGGACCGCAATCCCACCAAAAGAAAACAGGCACCCCGACTATGGGTGGAATCATGATCCTGCTTTCTGTTGCGATTACGACACTCGTTATCACAGGCCAGTTTGCAGAAACTTCTGTAGAAACTTATTTATTGCTTTTTGTAATGGTAGGGTATGGTCTCCTTGGATTCTTGGATGACTTTATCAAGGTAGTTTTAAAGAGAAATCTTGGGTTGACGTCCTTGCAAAAATTGATTGGTCAAATAGTCAT is part of the Sutcliffiella sp. FSL R7-0096 genome and harbors:
- the rsmH gene encoding 16S rRNA (cytosine(1402)-N(4))-methyltransferase RsmH: MFHHVTVLLNEAVDGLQIKEDGTYVDCTLGGAGHSSEIVKQLSDNGRLIAFDQDDHALEHAKSVLHNYLDRVIFIKSNFKHLKEKLYEQGITKVDGVLFDLGVSSPQLDTPERGFSYHHEAPLDMRMDTDSPLSAYDVVNEWPYEKLVRIFFQYGEEKFSKQIARKIEEYRKTKPIETTLELVEIIKDGIPAPARRTGGHPAKRVFQAIRIAVNDELGVFEDAIHQAIDVLRPGGRVCVITFHSLEDRMCKVAFKEKSQLPQLPPGLPVIPKEFEPTLKLITRKPIIPSEEELEANNRARSAKLRIAEKAKD
- a CDS encoding penicillin-binding protein, which codes for MSTHNIVQKKRIHLGAAILLGFFALLFFLLIGRFFYLQATGEAHGHNLSEEASERYNVNKTISATRGAIYDRSGDPIAEDTPSFNLVAVLDESLTTNEEKPRHVVNPEETATKLADVLEADRSEILERLMRNSKQVEFGSIGRDLPLSVKQEIEDMKLPGIGFIEGSKRFYFNGKFSSHVVGFARANDDGVVSGVTGIEKMLEEELKEQDGSLAVKTDNKGIKLSMNSDVSYVPAINGKNVHLTLDKTIQTFLEEAMNTVAKEYKPERIIAIVADPKTGQILAMGSRPTFDLNTREGLTDNWNNDAISYRYEPGSTMKIFSLAAAIEEGVYNGSEMYQSGSYSLPNDPVPVYDHNRSGWGMISFEEGVQRSSNVAFALLADRMGTDTLLEYIQAFGMDKPTGIDLPDETTSNINYNYYRDRISTAFGQGSAFTPIQQIQAATAIANGGKMMQPYVIDKIVDPNTNEVVLENKPKQKGKPISEDTANKVLDVMESVVSSENGTGRPYSIEGYSVAAKTGTAQIPGPGGYLSGHGEYIYSITGMAPADDPELLMYVAVEKPKIAQHENGAGPVSGVFNSVMRRSLQYMSIQPDETQQSAPKKKNVGVKVPNLVGKSVQEITTGTQAPDYVVVGEGSKILKQTPKAGREVIKGEKVILLTEEAPPIPDMTGWSLRDVRKIANLLGLQTDISGNGYVQKQNIMPGTPVEDGNSLVVELGSNRSLPETEEPEPEEETGEEQDEEATEEDDS
- a CDS encoding 2-dehydropantoate 2-reductase encodes the protein MKVGIIGGGAIGLLYAFQLSKAFPVTLYINRKEQLQLLETYGISISEEVAEREINFRLWNTKVRPTEDVIMVAVKQYALQVILPTLEECTKEQTVLFLQNGMSHLEFLGKINNPSILLGVVEHGVKKNNDHRINWTGKGRTKIACYDKPLHSYPTEFIDHWVERLGDCFPVEICDDYHSMMTEKLLVNAVINPLTAIYHVRNGALLSNPYYKKTMKILYEEISFLIEEDSREEMWKHICTICERTAENWSSMERDITEGRQTEIESILGYIRKMANRKGKSVPVTEFIYQAVKGLQIHPK
- a CDS encoding DUF3397 domain-containing protein; this encodes MTGFFVGTLATIVTVPILALIMFYIIARFVTKNNKRSFHVAIDTSTFFFILAVHFLIIIIWEQSLLWVILTVLLAIATLMVLLHYKMKEEIHFFKVLKGFWRCNFLLFSFAYFCLAVFGVLKRVFETFV
- the ftsL gene encoding cell division protein FtsL — its product is MSNLAHKIQRQHEERKQQTPKKQLVVKKRAKITLGEKVLGCMFIGMLAFGSIHVVSNHVSIYHVNSEIQSLEGSVESQLKKNRELELRVAEESSYEVILEKAKNLGLTLNENNVKNIGN
- a CDS encoding stage V sporulation protein D, producing MRVSHVTVRRRLTIVLLVGILLFSIIDLRLGYVQFALGNMLTDRAKDSWSRNIPFEPERGEILDRNGVPLATNMSAPTVLVVPRQIKDPNETSEKLAAVLNMSKEKVYKLVTKSSSMERINPEGRKISHEKAKEIRALGLKGVYIAEDSKRHYPFGSYLSHVLGFAGIDNQGLMGLELYYDEQLKGEKGYVQFYSDAKGRRMPDIPDDYEAPQDGLDLKLTIDSKVQTIIERELDLAQELYSPDGIIAIAMDPKTGEILAMSSRPDFDPAQFQDVAPEIYNRNLPVWSTYEPGSTFKIITLAAALEENKVNLQNDTFNDSGAAMVDGARLRCWKKGGHGHQTFLEVVQNSCNPGFVELGQRLGTDTLFDYIKSFGFGEKTGIDLAGEGKGILFKPERVGPVELATTAFGQGVSVTPIQQVAAVAAAVNGGILYTPYIAKEFVDPVTGEVVSRKTPVEKRRVISEDTSAQVRYALESVVAKGSGRHAFVEGYRVGGKTGTAQKVKDGRYMENNHIVSFIGVAPADDPQLVVYLAVDNPKGTIQFGGVVAAPIVGNIMEDSLNALGIEKRKGQIEKELKWPDVPLVEVPDLKGMTRKELLQQLVTLKLDISGEGDTVVQQTPAPGTKVEEGSTVRVYMAGKSGTDGE
- the mraZ gene encoding division/cell wall cluster transcriptional repressor MraZ: MFMGEYNHTIDTKGRMIVPAKFRDHLGETFVLTRGLDKCLFGYPLSEWKTVEEKLKQLPLTKKDARAFTRFFFSGASECELDKQGRVNIATPLVQYAQLEKECVVIGVSNRIEIWSKDNWNTFVEDSEDSFAEIAENLVDFDL
- the bshC gene encoding bacillithiol biosynthesis cysteine-adding enzyme BshC, encoding MNDSERKYFMNVVELMLPTINKFSSAYLHQKESILPFFTYNPFSQSSFTERKKRLEARNFRRKELADHLLEFNKKYDADSQTLHNIEKLKDKESLVVIGGQQAGLLTGPVYTISKIVSIIKLAQEQESILGVPVIPVFWIAGEDHDFQEINHVNFPKGNNIEKHVFRLKEAGKKMVSELKYDKENMKFWMLEVINSLGETSFTTDLKNALERDIQSSSTFVDAFANMITHLFKGTGLVLVNASDSSLRQLETPYLQKILINHELISKGILQTQKELEEMEFSTMLEVDKESMNLFYHHDGERQLLYWDEKKQMAYSKDTHREFTMEQLEKHLEEEPWNFSNNVVTRPLMQEFLFPTLAFIGGPGEISYWAELGRCFHSVELEMPPVIPRISLTLLERHIESTMEELGEPVQEVLESGLEEKRKAWLYKQELQSLEETMSSFMEQYKDVHGKFREVGNETMPHMKPAFEKNWNLIDKQFTYIHRLIERSAYEKHETIMKKYERVELALLPKGMPQERIWNICYFLNKYGLDFVQRLCELPLKHNGKHKVIKL